The following are encoded together in the Microbacterium hatanonis genome:
- the ligA gene encoding NAD-dependent DNA ligase LigA has translation MADGVDELPDLTLDEARDEVTSLVDRIIGARDAYYGADAELVDDATYDGWMRRLEAIERLHPELQGQDSPTLTVGAASGTMFAPVEHAERMLSLDNVFSADELREWCEKAQASAGRPVRWLTELKIDGLAISLRYENGVLTSAATRGDGRTGEDVTINAVRVHGIPQRLTGEGHPPIVEVRGEVFIPVASFEQLNALQARMRERVVEESRSRGRGFDEARATLSAERRFPAFANPRNAASGGLRQQLEKKDGLELEAGQARLDSLRLLVHGIGAWPNPPVASQSEVYELLSSWGLPTSPYYRTFDDVDGVLGYVAHYGEHRHDVEHELDGIVVKVDELDLHDELGATSRAPRWAIAYKYPPEQVNTKLLDIVVSVGRTGRATPFAVMAPVRVAGSVVRQATLHNQDVVKAKGVLIGDTVVLRKAGDVIPEVLGPVAELRDGTERAFVMPEHCPECGTPLAPAKEGDIDLRCPNARSCPAQVRGRVEHIGSRGALDIEALGEVTAAALTQPEVPEHPPLDTEAGLFDLTLEELVPIQVVVRDSETGQPRIDDVTGEYVRRTPFQKLGPATYPPGAELLDAGERRRAGIRKDHREVLPSEQAIKLIAELEKAKTKDLWRLLVSLNIRHVGPVAARALAQWFGSLEAIRAASRDELAAVEGVGGIIADSLVDWFAVDWHRDIVDRWRDAGVRFATPGHPGPGAAAGIGGVLEGITVVATGSLEGYSREGAQEAILQAGGKAASSVSKKTDFVAAGPGAGSKLAKAEELGLRIIDAAQFHLLVTEGPSALAEPADEDE, from the coding sequence ATGGCTGACGGCGTCGACGAACTCCCCGACCTCACCCTCGATGAGGCGCGCGACGAGGTCACGTCGCTGGTCGACCGCATCATCGGTGCGCGCGATGCGTACTACGGCGCCGACGCTGAGCTGGTCGACGACGCGACCTATGACGGGTGGATGCGGCGGCTCGAGGCCATCGAACGTCTTCACCCCGAACTGCAGGGGCAGGACAGTCCGACGCTGACCGTCGGGGCAGCATCCGGCACCATGTTCGCCCCCGTCGAGCACGCCGAGCGCATGCTCAGCCTCGACAACGTCTTCAGCGCCGACGAACTCCGCGAGTGGTGCGAGAAGGCCCAGGCTTCGGCCGGACGCCCGGTGCGATGGCTCACCGAGCTGAAGATCGACGGGCTGGCGATCAGTCTGCGCTACGAGAACGGCGTGCTGACATCGGCCGCGACGCGCGGCGACGGGCGCACCGGCGAAGACGTCACGATCAACGCGGTGCGGGTGCACGGCATCCCGCAACGACTGACCGGCGAGGGGCACCCGCCGATCGTCGAAGTGCGCGGCGAGGTGTTCATACCTGTCGCGTCGTTCGAGCAGCTCAACGCGCTGCAGGCGCGGATGCGCGAGCGCGTCGTCGAAGAGAGCCGCTCGCGGGGCCGTGGTTTCGACGAGGCCCGAGCGACGCTGAGCGCCGAGCGACGCTTCCCGGCGTTCGCGAACCCCCGCAATGCGGCGAGCGGTGGTCTGCGGCAGCAGCTCGAGAAGAAGGACGGCCTCGAACTCGAGGCCGGACAGGCCCGTCTCGATTCGCTGCGCCTGTTGGTCCACGGCATCGGGGCGTGGCCGAACCCGCCGGTGGCGTCGCAGAGCGAGGTCTACGAACTCCTCTCCTCCTGGGGGCTGCCGACCAGCCCGTACTATCGCACCTTCGACGACGTCGACGGGGTGCTCGGCTACGTCGCCCACTACGGCGAGCACCGTCACGACGTGGAGCACGAGCTCGACGGCATCGTCGTCAAGGTCGACGAGCTCGACCTGCACGACGAGCTGGGGGCGACCAGCCGCGCGCCGCGATGGGCGATCGCCTACAAGTACCCGCCCGAGCAGGTCAACACGAAGCTCCTCGACATCGTCGTCTCGGTCGGGCGAACCGGTCGTGCGACGCCGTTCGCGGTGATGGCGCCGGTGCGCGTCGCCGGCTCCGTCGTGAGGCAGGCGACACTGCACAACCAAGACGTCGTGAAGGCGAAGGGGGTGCTGATCGGCGACACGGTCGTCCTGCGCAAAGCGGGCGACGTGATCCCCGAGGTGCTCGGTCCGGTCGCCGAACTCCGCGACGGTACGGAACGCGCCTTCGTGATGCCGGAGCACTGCCCCGAGTGCGGCACGCCGCTGGCGCCGGCGAAGGAGGGCGACATCGACCTGCGCTGCCCGAACGCGCGGTCGTGTCCCGCCCAGGTGCGAGGTCGCGTCGAGCACATCGGCTCGCGCGGCGCCCTCGACATCGAAGCACTCGGCGAAGTGACCGCGGCGGCGCTCACCCAGCCCGAGGTTCCCGAGCATCCACCGCTCGACACCGAGGCGGGTCTGTTCGATCTCACCCTCGAAGAGCTCGTTCCGATCCAGGTCGTCGTCCGCGACTCCGAGACGGGGCAACCCCGGATCGACGACGTCACCGGCGAGTACGTGCGACGCACACCGTTCCAGAAGCTGGGCCCGGCGACCTATCCGCCCGGTGCCGAGCTGCTCGACGCCGGCGAGCGGCGACGGGCAGGAATTCGCAAGGATCACAGAGAGGTCCTGCCGTCGGAGCAGGCGATCAAGCTGATCGCCGAGCTCGAGAAGGCCAAGACAAAAGACCTGTGGCGGCTCCTGGTCTCCCTGAACATCCGCCACGTCGGCCCCGTCGCCGCCCGTGCGCTCGCTCAATGGTTCGGCTCGCTCGAGGCGATCCGTGCCGCGTCGCGCGACGAGCTGGCAGCCGTCGAAGGCGTCGGCGGAATCATCGCCGACTCGCTCGTCGATTGGTTCGCCGTGGACTGGCATCGTGACATCGTCGATCGCTGGCGTGACGCGGGCGTCCGGTTCGCCACACCCGGCCACCCCGGTCCGGGTGCGGCGGCGGGGATCGGGGGCGTCCTCGAGGGCATCACGGTCGTCGCGACGGGCTCACTGGAGGGCTACAGCCGCGAGGGTGCGCAAGAGGCGATCCTTCAGGCAGGCGGCAAGGCCGCCTCGAGCGTGTCGAAGAAGACCGACTTCGTCGCGGCGGGTCCCGGTGCCGGATCGAAGCTCGCCAAAGCCGAGGAACTGGGTCTGCGGATCATCGACGCGGCGCAGTTCCATCTGCTCGTCACCGAAGGGCCGAGCGCTCTCGCCGAGCCGGCGGACGAGGACGAGTGA
- the mnmA gene encoding tRNA 2-thiouridine(34) synthase MnmA translates to MRILAAMSGGVDSAVAAARAVDAGHEVVGVHLALSRAGGTLRAGSRGCCTIEDAMDARRAADKLGMPFYVWDFSERFRDDVIDDFVSEYRAGRTPNPCMRCNEKIKFAALLERAVELGFDAVCTGHYATLVDGPDGLELHRASDSAKDQSYVLGVLTAEQLAHTYFPLGDTPSKALVRAEAAERGLTVAQKPDSHDICFIPDGDTRGWLAERVGAEQGEILDRSGAVIGRHDGAHAFTVGQRKGLQLGVPAADGKPRFVLEVRPVSNTVVVGPKEALATAEIAGERHSWAGRAPAESAFGCDVQIRAHSDPVPARATVADGWVTVVPDEPFDGVAPGQTAVLYDGTRVLGQFTIARTVSAVPANV, encoded by the coding sequence ATGCGGATTCTTGCAGCCATGAGCGGTGGCGTCGACTCGGCCGTCGCGGCCGCCCGAGCCGTCGACGCGGGTCACGAGGTCGTCGGCGTGCATCTCGCTCTCTCGCGCGCGGGCGGCACGCTGCGCGCCGGGAGCCGGGGATGCTGCACCATCGAAGACGCCATGGACGCCCGGCGGGCGGCCGACAAGCTGGGGATGCCGTTCTACGTGTGGGACTTCTCCGAGCGGTTCCGCGACGACGTGATCGACGATTTCGTCTCCGAGTATCGTGCGGGCCGCACCCCGAATCCGTGCATGCGCTGCAACGAGAAGATCAAGTTCGCCGCGCTCTTGGAGCGCGCTGTCGAGCTGGGGTTCGACGCGGTGTGCACGGGCCACTACGCGACCCTCGTCGACGGGCCCGACGGGCTCGAGCTGCACCGGGCATCGGATTCCGCGAAGGATCAGTCGTACGTGCTCGGAGTGCTGACGGCCGAGCAGTTGGCGCACACCTATTTCCCGCTCGGGGACACGCCGTCGAAGGCGCTCGTGCGCGCCGAGGCGGCCGAGCGCGGACTGACCGTCGCGCAGAAGCCAGACAGCCATGACATCTGCTTCATCCCCGACGGCGACACCCGCGGCTGGCTCGCCGAGCGTGTCGGCGCCGAGCAGGGCGAGATTCTCGATCGCTCGGGCGCGGTGATCGGCCGCCACGATGGCGCGCACGCCTTCACCGTCGGGCAGCGCAAGGGGCTCCAGCTCGGGGTCCCGGCCGCCGACGGCAAGCCCCGGTTCGTCCTCGAGGTGCGTCCGGTGTCGAACACGGTCGTCGTCGGTCCGAAGGAAGCCCTCGCCACGGCTGAGATCGCGGGGGAGCGCCACTCCTGGGCCGGCCGGGCGCCGGCGGAGTCGGCGTTCGGATGCGACGTGCAGATCCGCGCGCACTCGGATCCGGTGCCGGCGCGTGCGACGGTGGCCGACGGCTGGGTCACCGTGGTGCCGGACGAGCCTTTCGACGGGGTCGCCCCCGGCCAGACCGCGGTCCTCTACGACGGGACGCGCGTGCTCGGCCAGTTCACGATCGCCCGCACCGTGTCGGCGGTTCCGGCGAACGTCTGA
- a CDS encoding cysteine desulfurase family protein, producing the protein MAVYVDHAATTPLRPEARAAWLEAQDVVGNASSIHGGGQAARRVLEGARERLAAVLDCDPVEVVFTSGGTESINLALKGLWWSRRSGAGSIVLPDGEHHATLDAVRWLADHEGATVVPVPLDAVGRIDPGIFAQALPGAAVATALVANNEVGTVNDAAGLAAAAAAAGVPLHLDAVSAFGHLPVSFRHWRADADGPTGLVAVSVSGHKVGAPVGVGALVVGRAATPTPLQHGGGQQRGLRAGTQDIAGAAAFAVAAELAVGEREEEARRLDDLRDALARSIRDAVPQAEVLGDPVDRIPGNLHVLFPGAAGETLLFLLDQAGVSVSTGSACQAGVPEPSHVVLALGRSERDARSVLRFTFGRTSTARDAEAVARALPLAYVRAAAAR; encoded by the coding sequence GTGGCCGTCTACGTCGATCATGCGGCCACGACGCCGTTGCGCCCCGAGGCGCGAGCCGCGTGGCTGGAAGCCCAGGACGTGGTGGGCAACGCCTCGTCGATCCACGGCGGCGGGCAGGCCGCCCGTCGCGTGCTCGAGGGGGCCCGGGAGCGTCTCGCCGCAGTGCTGGACTGCGATCCGGTCGAGGTGGTCTTCACCTCGGGAGGCACAGAGTCGATCAACCTCGCGCTCAAGGGACTCTGGTGGTCGCGGAGGTCGGGTGCGGGCTCCATCGTTCTGCCCGACGGCGAGCACCACGCGACGCTCGACGCCGTCCGGTGGCTCGCCGACCACGAGGGCGCCACGGTCGTCCCGGTGCCCCTCGACGCGGTGGGTCGCATCGATCCCGGCATTTTCGCGCAGGCGCTTCCCGGCGCCGCGGTCGCGACCGCCCTCGTCGCGAACAACGAGGTGGGCACGGTCAACGACGCCGCCGGGCTGGCCGCTGCTGCGGCGGCGGCGGGGGTCCCGCTCCACCTCGACGCCGTCTCGGCCTTCGGACACCTGCCGGTGTCCTTCCGGCACTGGCGGGCGGATGCCGACGGCCCCACCGGGCTCGTCGCGGTGAGCGTGTCGGGGCACAAGGTCGGGGCGCCCGTGGGCGTCGGTGCGCTGGTGGTGGGCCGGGCGGCGACCCCGACGCCGTTGCAGCACGGCGGCGGACAACAGCGCGGCCTCCGTGCCGGCACCCAGGACATCGCGGGTGCTGCCGCGTTCGCGGTCGCCGCCGAGCTCGCCGTCGGCGAGCGCGAGGAGGAGGCGCGGCGCCTCGACGATCTCCGCGATGCGCTGGCACGCAGCATCCGAGACGCTGTTCCGCAGGCAGAGGTGCTCGGCGACCCGGTCGACCGCATCCCGGGGAATCTGCACGTGCTGTTCCCGGGCGCGGCGGGGGAGACGCTGCTGTTCCTGCTCGATCAGGCCGGGGTGTCGGTGTCGACGGGGTCGGCCTGTCAGGCCGGCGTTCCCGAACCGTCGCACGTCGTGCTGGCTCTCGGTCGGAGCGAGCGCGACGCTCGCTCCGTGCTGCGGTTCACCTTCGGCCGCACCTCCACGGCGAGGGACGCCGAGGCCGTGGCCCGCGCGCTTCCGCTCGCGTACGTGCGCGCCGCCGCCGCCCGCTGA
- the glgX gene encoding glycogen debranching protein GlgX: MVRTETSSVLSGPRFLGPALDDLGVRRGADGIATLRVWSGTADAMDLVVFDDTDLDWATAVLPMSDVGDGVWSVTSELLRPGARYAIRVNGPHGPGNTFNPTTLLLEPYSRGLVSGGYEDWRSVVVDGGFDWGDARKPRIPLDRTVIYEGHVKGLTKRHPDVPPALHGTYAGLAHPAMIEHLQTLGVTSVELLPVHAFATEPRLLQLGLANYWGYNSLNFFTPHGAYATAESRREGPEAILREFKGMVKLLHEAGLEVILDVVYNHTAEEGIGGPRTSFRGIDNRNYYRQTEDGTYIDVTGCGNAVNTSTDAAARLVIDSLRYWAQEVQVDGFRFDLAATLGRDETHAFTPQHPLLQAILHDPQLADVKMIAEPWDVGMGGWQTGNFGEGWSEWNDRYRDRVRNFWLSDVDYARRADTAPVGVGGFATRLAGSSNTFSVERGPLASVNFVTAHDGFTLRDLVSYDVKHNIGNGEHNRDGADTNRSFNHGAEGKTDDEGILATRRKAMRNLLGTLLLSAGVPMLTAGDEFARTQRGNNNAYCHDSSLTWLSWQHEPWQEDLFAHVRELIRLRQANPALRPTRFARSGESTPSASVMAWYDERGEMMSEDRWTNPAHRTLQYVATSTPEFEDANTVLLMVHGDERPIDVTLPLVDGIERYVPVWSSADERPTGQGGASLPGDTVSLIGTSMRLFVAE, encoded by the coding sequence ATGGTCCGCACCGAGACGTCCTCCGTCCTTTCCGGCCCCCGCTTCCTCGGTCCGGCTCTCGACGACCTGGGCGTGCGGCGGGGCGCAGACGGGATCGCGACCCTGCGGGTGTGGTCGGGCACCGCCGACGCGATGGATCTGGTCGTCTTCGACGACACCGATCTCGACTGGGCGACCGCAGTCCTCCCGATGTCCGACGTCGGCGACGGCGTGTGGAGCGTGACGAGCGAGTTGCTGCGTCCCGGCGCGCGGTACGCCATCCGGGTCAACGGTCCGCACGGCCCGGGAAACACCTTCAACCCGACGACGCTCCTCCTCGAGCCGTACTCCCGAGGGCTCGTCTCCGGCGGATACGAGGACTGGCGATCCGTCGTCGTCGACGGCGGCTTCGACTGGGGCGATGCGCGTAAACCGCGCATCCCCCTCGATCGGACGGTCATCTACGAAGGCCACGTCAAGGGCCTCACGAAACGGCACCCCGACGTGCCCCCGGCACTCCACGGCACCTACGCCGGCCTCGCTCATCCCGCCATGATCGAGCACCTCCAGACGCTCGGCGTGACCAGCGTCGAGCTCCTGCCCGTGCACGCCTTCGCGACCGAGCCACGACTGCTCCAGCTCGGACTGGCGAACTACTGGGGATACAACTCCCTCAACTTCTTCACCCCCCACGGCGCCTACGCGACGGCAGAGAGTCGCCGGGAGGGGCCGGAGGCCATACTGCGCGAGTTCAAGGGCATGGTGAAGCTGCTCCACGAGGCGGGCCTCGAGGTGATTCTCGACGTGGTCTACAACCACACGGCCGAGGAAGGCATCGGCGGACCGCGCACGAGCTTCCGCGGCATCGACAACCGCAACTACTACCGTCAGACCGAAGACGGCACCTACATCGATGTCACCGGCTGCGGAAACGCCGTGAACACCTCGACCGATGCGGCCGCGAGACTCGTGATCGACTCCCTGCGCTACTGGGCGCAGGAGGTGCAGGTCGATGGTTTCCGCTTCGACCTGGCTGCCACCCTCGGCCGTGACGAGACGCACGCGTTCACCCCGCAGCATCCCCTCCTGCAGGCGATCCTCCATGACCCCCAGCTCGCCGACGTGAAGATGATCGCCGAACCGTGGGATGTCGGCATGGGGGGATGGCAGACCGGCAACTTCGGCGAGGGATGGTCGGAGTGGAACGACCGCTACCGCGACCGGGTCCGCAACTTCTGGCTGAGCGACGTCGACTACGCGCGACGCGCCGACACCGCACCCGTCGGGGTCGGCGGCTTCGCGACGCGCCTCGCGGGCTCGTCGAACACCTTCAGCGTCGAGAGGGGCCCTCTGGCGAGCGTCAACTTCGTCACGGCTCACGACGGATTCACCCTCCGCGACCTCGTCTCCTACGACGTCAAGCACAACATCGGCAACGGCGAGCACAACCGTGACGGTGCCGACACCAACCGTTCGTTCAACCACGGCGCCGAGGGCAAGACCGACGACGAGGGCATCCTCGCGACGCGCCGCAAGGCCATGCGCAACCTGCTGGGCACGCTGCTGCTGTCGGCGGGTGTGCCCATGCTGACGGCGGGCGACGAGTTCGCGCGCACGCAGCGGGGCAACAACAACGCCTACTGCCACGATTCGTCGCTCACCTGGCTGTCATGGCAGCACGAGCCCTGGCAGGAGGATCTGTTCGCCCACGTGCGCGAGCTCATCCGCCTCCGGCAGGCCAACCCCGCGCTGCGCCCGACCCGCTTCGCACGCTCCGGCGAATCCACCCCGTCCGCCTCCGTGATGGCGTGGTACGACGAGCGCGGCGAGATGATGTCGGAGGATCGCTGGACGAACCCCGCGCACCGCACGCTCCAGTACGTCGCGACCTCCACTCCGGAGTTCGAGGACGCGAACACGGTGCTCCTGATGGTGCACGGCGACGAGCGGCCGATCGACGTCACCCTGCCCCTGGTCGACGGCATCGAGCGCTACGTGCCGGTCTGGTCGAGCGCGGACGAACGACCCACCGGCCAGGGGGGCGCCTCGCTGCCCGGCGACACGGTCTCGCTCATCGGCACCTCGATGCGTCTCTTCGTCGCTGAGTGA
- a CDS encoding maltotransferase domain-containing protein — MVATPSPGATQTPRIPLALPFPQVPGGRFDPTAYVGEAVPFTVTAFREGHDRIGVHVRLFSPSGDESLHRLSALGDGFDRWSTLIVPLEQGVWKFRFEAFADDFATWQHAADVKISAGVDAALMRESGALLFSRAAKEKSRPAAERRLLERGAVTLRDPAASDDTALEVVRYAEIEESFARRPLASLATVGDEYSLLVERERAGVGAWYEFFPRSEGAVRSEDGTVVSGTFRTAANRLAGVAGMGFDVLYLPPIHPIGERNRKGPNNTLDPKPGDPGSPWAIGGAAGGHDAIHPDLGDLDDFRAFVEEARRHDIEIALDLALQASPDHPWVTEHPEWFTTLPDGSIAYAENPPKKYQDIYPVNFDNDPEGIRAEVLRVVRHWVAQGVSIFRVDNPHTKPLQFWEWLIATVNAESPDVVFLAEAFTRPAPLQGLGMAGFQQSYTYFTWRNTKEELTEFLTGLAHETADFLRPNLFVNTPDILTEYLQYGGRPAYKTRAALAATAAPTYGVYAGYELIENVARPGSEENIDNEKYEYKFRDWAGAEGRDESIAPYLRRLNEIRRAHPALAQLRNISFHWTDDDAILVYSKHIDAALSPTGRDDTIIVVANLDPHSARETTVHLDTRIWGVDGAAGETFEVEDLVTGAQWTWGQHNFVRLDAFVEPVHILHVKETR, encoded by the coding sequence GTGGTTGCGACGCCCTCTCCGGGCGCGACGCAGACTCCCCGCATCCCGCTTGCTCTCCCCTTCCCCCAGGTGCCCGGCGGCAGGTTCGATCCGACCGCCTATGTCGGAGAGGCCGTGCCGTTCACGGTCACCGCCTTCCGCGAAGGCCACGATCGCATCGGCGTGCACGTGCGTCTCTTCTCGCCCAGCGGGGACGAGTCGCTGCATCGTCTCAGCGCGCTCGGCGACGGCTTCGACCGGTGGTCGACCCTCATCGTGCCGCTGGAACAGGGCGTCTGGAAGTTCCGTTTCGAGGCGTTCGCCGACGACTTCGCGACGTGGCAGCACGCGGCCGATGTGAAGATCTCCGCGGGTGTCGACGCGGCGCTCATGCGCGAGTCGGGCGCTCTCCTGTTCAGTCGGGCAGCGAAGGAGAAGTCGCGGCCGGCTGCTGAGCGACGTCTGCTCGAGCGCGGCGCGGTCACGTTGCGCGACCCCGCAGCATCCGACGACACCGCACTCGAGGTCGTCCGATACGCCGAAATCGAGGAGTCGTTCGCCCGACGCCCCCTCGCCTCCCTGGCGACCGTCGGCGACGAGTACTCGCTCCTCGTCGAGCGCGAGCGCGCCGGAGTCGGCGCCTGGTACGAGTTCTTCCCGCGTTCCGAGGGCGCCGTCCGCTCCGAGGACGGCACGGTCGTGAGCGGCACGTTCCGAACGGCCGCCAACCGCCTCGCCGGTGTCGCCGGCATGGGCTTCGACGTGCTGTACCTCCCGCCGATCCATCCCATCGGCGAGCGGAACCGCAAGGGACCCAACAACACGCTCGACCCCAAGCCCGGCGATCCGGGCTCGCCCTGGGCGATCGGCGGTGCCGCGGGAGGACACGACGCGATCCACCCCGACCTCGGAGACCTCGACGATTTCCGGGCATTCGTCGAGGAAGCCCGGCGCCACGACATCGAGATCGCTCTCGATCTCGCTCTGCAGGCCTCCCCCGACCACCCGTGGGTCACCGAGCACCCCGAGTGGTTCACGACCCTCCCCGACGGCTCGATCGCTTACGCCGAGAATCCGCCCAAGAAGTACCAGGACATCTACCCGGTCAACTTCGACAACGACCCCGAAGGCATCCGCGCCGAGGTGCTGCGCGTGGTCCGCCACTGGGTGGCGCAGGGCGTCAGCATCTTCCGCGTCGACAACCCTCACACCAAGCCGCTGCAGTTCTGGGAGTGGCTCATCGCGACCGTCAACGCCGAATCCCCCGACGTGGTCTTCCTCGCCGAGGCGTTCACCCGCCCAGCACCGCTGCAGGGACTCGGCATGGCCGGATTCCAGCAGAGCTACACCTACTTCACGTGGCGGAACACGAAGGAGGAGCTCACCGAATTCCTCACCGGGCTCGCCCATGAGACGGCCGACTTCCTGCGACCGAACCTCTTCGTCAACACCCCCGACATCCTCACCGAGTACCTGCAGTACGGCGGTCGTCCGGCGTACAAGACCCGCGCGGCTCTGGCCGCCACCGCGGCGCCCACCTACGGTGTCTATGCCGGCTACGAGCTCATCGAGAACGTGGCGAGGCCGGGGTCGGAGGAGAACATCGACAACGAGAAGTACGAGTACAAGTTCCGCGACTGGGCCGGGGCCGAGGGACGCGACGAATCGATCGCGCCGTACCTCCGGCGCCTCAACGAGATCCGCCGCGCGCATCCCGCCCTCGCGCAGCTGCGCAACATCTCGTTCCACTGGACCGACGACGACGCGATCCTCGTCTACTCCAAGCACATCGATGCGGCCCTGAGCCCGACCGGTCGCGACGACACGATCATCGTCGTGGCGAACCTCGACCCGCACTCGGCGCGTGAGACGACCGTCCACCTCGACACGCGCATCTGGGGCGTCGACGGTGCGGCCGGTGAGACGTTCGAGGTGGAAGACCTCGTGACAGGTGCCCAGTGGACGTGGGGCCAGCACAACTTCGTGCGCCTCGACGCTTTCGTCGAGCCCGTCCACATCCTGCACGTGAAGGAGACCCGATGA
- the glgB gene encoding 1,4-alpha-glucan branching protein GlgB: MSLSSTPDDVVLDTIATGSYHDPHSVLGVHTDADGNGVLRTRRPLASTVTAELADGSTVEFTHLRGGIWEADITGAPGRYTITTTYDDGSSHTADDPYRHVPTIGELDLHLIAEGRHEELWRVLGAHERVLDGTAGVAFTVWAPDARAVRVLGDHNGWDGQAHSMRSMGGSGVWELFIPEIGSGARYKFEILTRASNWIEKADPMARLAEVPPATASVVTSSDYTWTDDTWLAHRSSAPLTDQPMSIYEVHLGSWRPGLGYRDAADPLVEYVTQQGFTHVEFMPLAEHPFGGSWGYQVTGYYAPTSRFGGPDDLRYLIDRLHQADIGVIMDWVPGHFPKDAFALAQFDGEPLYEHPDPRRGEHKDWGTLIFDYGRSEVRNFLVANALYWFEEFHVDGLRVDAVASMLYLDYSRNEGEWAPNQYGGRENLEAIKFLQEVNATAYKRYPGIAMIAEESTSFPGVTAPTSHGGLGFGFKWNMGWMNDSLQYISRDPLYRAHHEGELSFSFVYAFTENFVLPISHDEVVHGKGSLFGRMPGDHWQKLANMRAYLAYMWGHPGKQLLFMGQEFGQMSEWSEGRGLDWWMLEQPAHAQLHDFVAALNRVYRDESALWARDHDGAAFSRLGGPSWNPNVSAFSRRDSHGNTVVVIANFSGEPLHHYPIDLPEGGVWTEVLNSDATVYGGSGVGNYGVVHTDDHGRATPTLPPLGVLFLKHNAS, from the coding sequence ATGAGCCTCTCATCCACCCCCGACGACGTCGTCCTCGACACCATCGCGACGGGGAGCTACCACGATCCGCACTCGGTGCTCGGCGTCCACACCGACGCGGACGGCAACGGGGTGCTGCGCACGCGCCGTCCCCTCGCGTCGACCGTCACGGCGGAGCTCGCCGACGGATCGACGGTCGAGTTCACCCATCTGCGCGGCGGGATCTGGGAGGCCGACATCACCGGTGCGCCCGGGCGGTACACCATCACCACGACCTACGACGACGGGTCGTCCCACACGGCGGACGATCCGTACCGGCACGTGCCGACGATCGGCGAGCTCGATCTGCACCTGATCGCCGAGGGCCGCCACGAGGAGCTGTGGCGCGTGCTCGGCGCGCACGAGCGCGTGCTCGACGGCACGGCGGGCGTGGCGTTCACGGTGTGGGCGCCCGATGCGCGAGCAGTCCGCGTGCTCGGGGATCACAACGGCTGGGACGGCCAGGCCCACTCCATGAGGTCCATGGGCGGGAGCGGCGTCTGGGAGCTGTTCATCCCGGAGATCGGTTCCGGCGCCCGCTACAAGTTCGAGATCCTCACGCGGGCGAGCAACTGGATCGAGAAGGCCGACCCGATGGCGCGCCTGGCCGAAGTCCCTCCCGCCACCGCATCCGTCGTCACGTCCTCCGACTACACCTGGACCGACGACACCTGGCTCGCCCACCGCTCCTCGGCGCCGCTGACCGACCAGCCCATGTCGATCTACGAGGTGCACCTGGGCTCCTGGCGGCCCGGCCTCGGTTACCGTGACGCGGCCGACCCGCTGGTCGAGTACGTGACCCAGCAGGGCTTCACCCACGTCGAGTTCATGCCCCTGGCCGAGCACCCGTTCGGCGGATCGTGGGGTTACCAGGTGACCGGGTACTACGCCCCGACGAGCCGATTCGGCGGACCCGACGATCTCCGATACCTCATCGACCGGCTGCATCAGGCCGACATCGGCGTGATCATGGACTGGGTTCCCGGGCACTTCCCGAAGGATGCCTTCGCGCTCGCGCAGTTCGACGGCGAGCCCCTCTACGAGCACCCCGACCCGCGACGGGGCGAGCACAAGGACTGGGGCACCCTCATCTTCGACTACGGCCGCAGCGAGGTGCGCAACTTCCTCGTCGCGAACGCCCTCTACTGGTTCGAGGAGTTCCATGTCGACGGGCTGCGCGTCGACGCGGTAGCGTCGATGCTCTACCTCGATTACTCGCGCAACGAGGGCGAGTGGGCTCCGAACCAGTACGGCGGCCGCGAGAACCTCGAGGCGATCAAGTTCCTGCAGGAGGTGAACGCCACCGCCTACAAGCGCTACCCCGGTATCGCGATGATCGCCGAGGAGTCCACGAGCTTCCCCGGGGTCACGGCACCGACCTCGCACGGCGGGCTCGGCTTCGGCTTCAAATGGAACATGGGCTGGATGAACGATTCGCTCCAGTACATCTCCCGCGATCCGCTCTACCGCGCCCATCACGAAGGCGAGCTGTCGTTCTCCTTCGTCTACGCGTTCACCGAGAATTTCGTGCTGCCGATCAGCCACGACGAGGTCGTCCACGGCAAGGGCAGCCTCTTCGGCCGCATGCCGGGCGACCACTGGCAGAAGCTCGCGAACATGCGCGCCTACCTCGCCTACATGTGGGGCCACCCGGGCAAGCAGTTGCTCTTCATGGGCCAGGAGTTCGGACAGATGTCCGAGTGGTCCGAGGGTCGAGGTCTGGACTGGTGGATGCTGGAGCAGCCGGCGCACGCTCAGCTCCACGACTTCGTGGCGGCGCTGAACCGCGTCTACCGCGATGAGTCCGCGCTCTGGGCCCGCGATCACGACGGCGCGGCATTCAGCCGGCTCGGAGGCCCCTCATGGAACCCGAACGTCTCGGCCTTCTCCCGGCGTGACTCGCACGGCAACACCGTCGTCGTGATCGCCAACTTCTCGGGCGAGCCGTTGCACCACTACCCCATCGATCTGCCCGAGGGCGGCGTCTGGACCGAGGTGCTCAACAGCGACGCCACCGTCTACGGCGGATCGGGCGTCGGCAACTACGGCGTGGTCCACACCGACGACCACGGTCGTGCGACTCCCACGCTTCCCCCGCTGGGCGTGCTCTTCCTGAAGCACAACGCCTCCTGA